DNA from Thunnus thynnus chromosome 2, fThuThy2.1, whole genome shotgun sequence:
ACAGACTATTTCTTTAAGATATTGTTCTATATGGTGTTTGATAACTGTGGGTGCTTCTAAAAAAGTAAGATTTTTTGAACACAAGTATTATGGTTAATTTAAAACTATTATTTACTGTTAACAGACTACACCATAACCTGTCTTGTTCACTACTTTGTGTCAAGTGCCTCAAATGACCTCGTaatctctgctggatgttttcaTCCAGAACATCTCACAGTTGTTCTGCTCCTGCACGGGGACTCCCAGTGGGAGTCAAACCCGGCAGTTAGGAGCAAGTTTTACCCACTGAGTTTGTTACTGTCAATGTAGTTAATGTCATCCCACCTGTCGCTGTGCTGACAGGTTCCTAAGCCTGGCGCTGCGCCGCCAAGGTCCGATGTGACCGCAGTAATCAGTGACCCTCAGGGAGGGAAGAGGCAGCAGGCCTACAAGACGGAGATCATCGGAGGCGTGGTGGTGCACACTCCCATCCAGGTAAAGCAGAGGAAGCCAAAACCCACATTTTAGTGTTAACGGTAACACAGATGACGCTATCTGAAAAGCAAAAACGGAACAGTCTGCCCACAATGTCCaaaaatactgatatatttCGATGATGGTGGTCATAATGGTGGTCATGATTGTTATAATGATAACGAAGACGgttatgatgaaatatttcagaATGAAGGCGAGGAgatggaggggagagagaggaagggcaACAGGCCAGGCGTGCTGAGGTGTGGTTACTGTGTCAAACAGGGAAATGTGGTGAGTAACCAGCAACTTATATATCATTAACTCTGTGTGTGAATCAACGAGCCTCATGAGGAAACTGTAATGTGGTGTTTGTTTCAGAGAAAGAGCTGGAAGAGGCGGTTTTTCACCCTGGATGATAACGCAGTCAGTTACTACAAGTCTGAGATGGTGAGGAGCAAGACTCAGGCTCTTGTCGATGCTTTTGGGTGACTGTGGTCTTTGTCTGCCTGTGTCTGAAATGTGCTTATGTGTGTACCAGGATAAGGAGCCTCTTCGAGCTATTCCACTGAGGGACATTCAGAAGGTCCATGAATGTCTCGTCAAGTCAGGGTGAGTCGATGTGAATCACTGAGTCAAACTCTCTCACCATTTTGCTTTCTCTCTATCTAGTTATCGTAATGAGTACAAACACATTATTTGAATATGACCAGATAATCCTCTACAGATACGAACACCATCCAGATTTTGGCATCATAAACAAAAAGGCTATTGTCTTAAAACACAGAGGTGTTTGGTATTCAGACATTTGGTGTAGTTTAtccttttcatcatttttcaccacatttgTTGTTCAGTGCAGGATAAAGCATGAATGATGTTCCACAGGTGTTATTTTTATGCCTCCGCACTGGCAACAGCCGTAGCCGGAGGCCGTAATTCAAGAATTCATACACTAAtcatgacaaagtttcacagtCTCTAAGGGAAGACGGTATGTTTCTCACTGGAAATTATTCACTGGAATCATAcatgtcaatataaaaatagacttgataccttttattaaattccttcaaagtcttcactacaaatattatgagtctgaACAGAAATGGATGTTAACTGCAACTTGACAGGTTGGCTGAGTCATATAACCgtaggcagtggtggaaagtaactaagtatattCACTCAATCACTGTACTTTCATACAATTTTGAgctacttgtactttacttgagtatttccattttatgctactttatacttccactccactacatttcagagggaaatattgtactttctattccactacatttatttgacagctttagttacttttcagatgaagatttgacacaatggataatataacaagattttaaaataaaacacattgttaaagataaaaccagtggtttccaacctttttgtcttttgacgtcttacataaagcagtgtgtagtcgaggtcacatttcagatgtctatgagttaaCAGCtgcaccaaatagtgatttttacctctaaacttctcacatggtttcatttcagtaaatgttcaaatgattcattatttcaccaaaaatcgaagattaaagaaaaagtccaaaaactgaaaacagatttgtgtatctgaactttgttttttcttcttttctctcccattaatcatctcatgacccctcagatttacgACCCCtcggttgggaaccactggactaaactagctaactgtatataaagtggttgaaactagctccacctccagcagctacaacagtaacatgctgctctaacactgatgcttcagtattaataatctaatgatgtcatatataataatatatcagtcagagggaccaaaccactattttactgcaatactttaactacatcaagctcataatacttacgtacttttacttaagtaggatttatAATtaaggacttttacttgtattggagtatttttacattgctgtattggtactttaacttaagtaaaggatcacaatgcttcttccaccactgactgcAAGGTGGTATTTCTAGCTACCTCATGAGATAAGCTTTCAGAGATTGACGTCTGACTACTTTTATGACTGGAAACTGATGAGCTGTGGTTTGAGTCTGTCTTAAAATtgcttatcttttttttttcatagacaCTTCAGAccaactttatttttcttccgAACCTCCTCCTCATTGCATGCAAAACCTCCTTTAAAAACCTGAAACATGGCCTGATGAGcttttttggtctgtttttgtCAAAAGCTCTCATTTATTATCATAGACATGTCAGACCAACTTTACATTCATCTGGGCCTCCTCCGATCATACAAACAACCTCCAGTTTAAAGTCTAGTCAAGCTGCACCCCCTCTCTTGAGGTAAAAATAACACCTGTGGAACATCTGTCAAATCTTGTCCTGCATGACCCGATGCAATCAATCTTTGACTTTCCCACTGTTAAAACCTCTATCCCGTCCTGTTTCTATAATTTATTTCCACCCAGACCATTATCAGCTACACAGGTTTTATGCATACTCAATTTAAACTTacatttttggttgtttttcttcAAGGTGAGGTTCAAATACAATAAGAAATGGAGGGAAAACACACAATTATTCTAGTGAGCTGCTGGCTTGCAGATAAgcataaaaaagtgaaaaacacactcatacactcatAATTCAGATGAATTTATTTAACAGATGCATATCAACATTTCGGCACATTGCCCTACACAAAGTCATTTATATCAACTAGGACTGATGCTACAAATCAGCACCATTAACCTTTAAGGGCCAATCTCGGGGAAGCCTGAGgccaaaaacaaatcatataaTGAGTCACATAAATCAAGAAACCAATACAAACcagaaaaaatatttccaaaagaAATAGAAATTGAAATAAGCTTACattcaaatcagaaaaaagaaatgcacaATATGAATCTCTATATCTAAGAAAAAAAGCTTGTACAAATTCAAATCATgctttattatttgattaatttagaCACATGGTTAaaatattatgttgttttttttacattttgtgaacCGCTTAACTTGTACTGGTACTAAGAGTATTAAAGGcaataaaaagcaaatgaacacagaatatttttgattttttgaaatacaaataaaaatgggtTTTTTGGTTACACCCTTACTATCTATCTAGCGCTCGCTTTAGCCGCTGTATGTTTCAGGATAATATTCCACAATGTGTGTCCATCAGGGATCTTTTGTTGAGAGACAACCTCTTCGAGATCATCACCAGCTCCCGAACCTTCTACATTCAGGTAAAATCTATTTTCTCTTATCACACCAGCCAGtctcaaatgttttcacacatttcacacatctTAAAATCAGTGTTTTGATGTTATGCAGCTTGAACATGTGGGTGAGAAGCTGATCAGACAGAAGTTATTTTGCCTAATGAATATATTCACAGGTGTATCTGtcctgatgttttgttttctttaactgCTCTGCTGCTGAAGTGTGGCACTGGCTCTTTTTTTAGGAGcatgaaaagtttgtttttgtgaaacagGCACAGCCATCTGTTAccataacaacaataacatccTGTTCCTCCCCCATGGGAGGACAGCTGAATGAGACGGTAAGGGGTCTGATCAGATGTGGGAAGTGctgagggaaagagaaagagagacagcaagCACGAGTGCTTTTATTTCTGTCCgtgccagaaaaaaaaggaagcatgACAAATATTtagtaaactgaaaaaaacacacaagattgaaaacatgaaacagattCTTGTCATAGTGGAAGAGGAgacaccaaaataaaaataaactcacaataaaatttaaatcacaTGTTACAAAATTAGAGCCTGATATCTATATTTGAGAgtttatgaaaaacaaataatgataTATCTGctgataataatataaacaaactTCCTGACCATGAATAAATACTTCAATAAAGGCttagtaatttcctaaaacagctgagcactgtagtttttggcaaacattactcaaacaggaggaaataacatatttgttagggactattttcagctgcggatttGTTTGCTACCAAGCAGCAGGGTGGTGCATGTGTGCCCATGTTCACTGTAATGAAACAACATGTTCCCAGTTCAATGGTGTGGATCAATgatttttaacattgtttttaatagtttttgaacaacactGGAGCTCTAGAAGAACAAGCTACACAGgttacacagacaatacttgttagcagGATCAATtaactgttggttttggtctttttatgagATTTGTCGATACTAAGGCTGGgcaatatatgtatattatatcgATATCATGatatatgagactagatatcatcttagaATATCGTGATATGACATAAGTGTCTTTTCCTgattttaaaggctgcattacagtaaagtgatgtaattttctgaacttaccagactgttctagctgttcttttctgttatttgccTTTATCCatttagtcattatatccacattactgatgattatttatcaaaaatattttgtgaaagcaccaatcatcatccctacaatattttCGCAGTATtgatattgaggtatttggtcaaaaaatattgtgatatttgattttgtccatatcacccAGCCTTAGTTGACACTAAGAAAGATACAGAATTAGGAGATGAAAATGTGATCCaacacaataaatcaaatcagtaCATTAGCTTAATAACTGGTGTGAAAATGGCTGCAGTCATGCTGCTCTGCAAGGCTTTAACTTCTGTCaacttctctctgcagacagactCTCCAGAGGAGATGCACAGCTGGATCAGGGACATTGAGATGAAGATCCAGGATTTCAGAGGTCCCCCTAAGGTAACTCTGTTGTCTCTCCCTTTGACACCAAGAACAGAAACATTATCTTGAGCCCTTCTGGCTATTGTGTTCTTGAATGAGAGGTGAAAACTCGTCATTATGATCCATactgatgttgtttttatctctgTCATTGcagggttttcagggttttaaACGAACGTCTTCTCTCTATCGAAGTCACAATGCCTCTTCTGCATCTCGTGGTCAACAGGGCGATGAGCGGCGTCCTCCGCTGATCAAGTCCTGTTCCGTGGCGCCGGGCTGGCAGCCGTGGACCCCTGTGCCCCAGTGTGAGCCCCCCATCCAGATCATGGAGGATGAAGACTGCGCTTTCAGCTCTGTTCCCACCTtgccttctctctcctcctcctccacctcttcctccacctcttcctcctccaacTCCCTCTCAACCCCGAACCCTTGCCCCACTGCGCCTCCCACAGCCTCGACCAGTGGACATGGCATCCTCACGGCGTCAGCAGATGTGGCGAGTGGGCGTCGGAGGCACCGCTCGCAGCCTCAGCCTCACACAGGCTGCAGCTTCCCCTTCAGCCTGGATGACGACAACATCCGCACCACAGACGTCTAAGTTCTATGAAGTCTGTCCAGACTCCTGTGTGGACAAAAGCTGGTACCtgcttttaaatgaatgtgaCTGGTAATGATAGTATTCCCTGCTAATGAAGTGACACTGTGACCATCTGCCTCAATGCAAGGACCCGCATTTGGtgccccctgctggtcattTAGCTGCGTTGCAGATGAAGGAAACCGCACATGGATGATGGAGTGGTTTGTTTTTAGTGCAACTTCCTCTCAAAACTTGAATAATCTTGTTGTTAATTGTTGCAGATTTGCAAATTATGGCACATGCTTTCAGTCTGTTGCACTTAGCTCCCAAATGTAATCAAAAACACCCTGCTAGAAGTATTCACAG
Protein-coding regions in this window:
- the plekha2 gene encoding pleckstrin homology domain-containing family A member 2 isoform X1 — translated: MPYLDRLNRVCGFLDIEEKENSCRFQRRYFILDTQGNALLWYMDNPQNLPSGASSVGNLRLTYISKVSEATAKQKPKTEFCFVINAVSRRYFLQANDVTDMRDWVAALNKASKITVPKPGAAPPRSDVTAVISDPQGGKRQQAYKTEIIGGVVVHTPIQNEGEEMEGRERKGNRPGVLRCGYCVKQGNVRKSWKRRFFTLDDNAVSYYKSEMDKEPLRAIPLRDIQKVHECLVKSGDLLLRDNLFEIITSSRTFYIQTDSPEEMHSWIRDIEMKIQDFRGPPKGFQGFKRTSSLYRSHNASSASRGQQGDERRPPLIKSCSVAPGWQPWTPVPQCEPPIQIMEDEDCAFSSVPTLPSLSSSSTSSSTSSSSNSLSTPNPCPTAPPTASTSGHGILTASADVASGRRRHRSQPQPHTGCSFPFSLDDDNIRTTDV
- the plekha2 gene encoding pleckstrin homology domain-containing family A member 2 isoform X2 is translated as MPYLDRLNRVCGFLDIEEKENSCRFQRRYFILDTQGNALLWYMDNPQNLPSGASSVGNLRLTYISKVSEATAKQKPKTEFCFVINAVSRRYFLQANDVTDMRDWVAALNKASKITVPKPGAAPPRSDVTAVISDPQGGKRQQAYKTEIIGGVVVHTPIQNEGEEMEGRERKGNRPGVLRCGYCVKQGNVRKSWKRRFFTLDDNAVSYYKSEMDKEPLRAIPLRDIQKVHECLVKSGDLLLRDNLFEIITSSRTFYIQTDSPEEMHSWIRDIEMKIQDFRGPPKGDERRPPLIKSCSVAPGWQPWTPVPQCEPPIQIMEDEDCAFSSVPTLPSLSSSSTSSSTSSSSNSLSTPNPCPTAPPTASTSGHGILTASADVASGRRRHRSQPQPHTGCSFPFSLDDDNIRTTDV